A single window of Candidatus Synechococcus calcipolaris G9 DNA harbors:
- the grxC gene encoding glutaredoxin 3, whose translation MANVEIYTWTFCPFCIRAKQLLSQKGVEFTEYNIDGDEAARQVMADRAQGRRSLPQIFINDEPIGGCDDLHRLDAQGKLELLLQTSA comes from the coding sequence ATGGCTAATGTAGAAATCTATACATGGACGTTCTGTCCCTTTTGCATCCGAGCAAAGCAACTCTTGAGCCAAAAAGGGGTGGAGTTTACGGAATATAATATTGATGGCGACGAAGCGGCCCGGCAAGTAATGGCAGATCGGGCCCAAGGGCGCAGATCCCTACCACAAATTTTTATTAACGATGAACCGATTGGTGGCTGCGATGATCTCCATCGCCTGGATGCTCAGGGTAAGCTAGAACTGCTACTACAAACCTCTGCCTGA
- the galE gene encoding UDP-glucose 4-epimerase GalE yields MNTPLILVAGGAGYIGSHVVLALQEAGFGVVILDNLEHGHRELVEGVLGAKLVVGDTRDRALLKDLFSQFPIQAVMHFAAYINVGESVSQPDRYYSNNVSGSLNLLQAMVEAQVDCFVFSSTAAVYGIPCQVPIPETHPREPINPYGMSKLMVEHILEDMERAYGLRSVSFRYFNAAGADPQGRLGEDHHPETHLIPLVLQTALGQRPHITVFGTDYDTPDGTCIRDYIHVCDLAQAHVLGLRYLLDGGPSEVFNLGNGNGFSVREVLDTALKVTQKEINIIDGDRRPGDPDILVGSSAKAQKELDWQPQYSQLDQIIQDAWVWHQHRHG; encoded by the coding sequence ATGAATACCCCATTGATTTTAGTTGCCGGTGGTGCGGGCTATATTGGTTCCCACGTTGTCTTAGCCTTGCAGGAGGCGGGCTTTGGTGTGGTGATTCTCGACAATTTGGAGCATGGCCATCGGGAATTAGTCGAAGGCGTTCTCGGCGCAAAGCTCGTGGTGGGTGATACCCGCGATCGCGCCCTCCTCAAGGATTTATTTAGCCAGTTCCCGATTCAGGCGGTGATGCACTTTGCGGCCTATATCAACGTGGGAGAATCTGTCAGCCAACCCGATCGCTACTATAGCAATAATGTCAGTGGCTCCTTAAACCTCCTCCAGGCAATGGTTGAGGCCCAGGTTGATTGTTTTGTGTTTTCGTCTACGGCCGCAGTCTATGGCATTCCTTGCCAAGTACCCATCCCCGAAACCCACCCCCGTGAACCCATTAATCCCTACGGGATGTCCAAGCTCATGGTGGAACATATCCTGGAAGATATGGAACGGGCCTACGGGTTACGCTCGGTGAGCTTTCGCTACTTTAATGCTGCGGGTGCAGATCCCCAGGGACGATTGGGGGAGGATCATCACCCTGAAACCCATCTCATTCCCTTAGTGCTCCAGACTGCCCTAGGCCAACGCCCCCACATTACGGTTTTTGGTACGGATTATGATACCCCCGATGGCACCTGTATTCGGGATTATATTCATGTTTGCGATCTGGCTCAGGCCCATGTGTTGGGTTTAAGGTACCTGCTGGATGGTGGCCCCTCAGAGGTGTTTAATTTGGGGAATGGCAATGGCTTTTCGGTTCGGGAAGTCCTTGATACAGCCCTAAAGGTAACCCAAAAAGAAATTAATATTATTGATGGCGATCGCCGTCCTGGGGATCCAGATATTTTAGTGGGCAGTTCTGCAAAAGCCCAAAAAGAACTGGACTGGCAACCCCAATACAGCCAGTTAGATCAGATTATTCAGGATGCTTGGGTCTGGCATCAACATCGCCATGGCTAG
- the gshB gene encoding glutathione synthase, translated as MKIAFITDPIQHLDPGHDTSVAIMEAAQHQGHEIWVGGIQDLSVVNSQAWGNLQPVQLHPVELIDDHWQAQPHWFQVGPPEFVCLQDFAAVWMRKDPPVTTAYLYATYCLDYIEPRSTLVINSPQGLRQANEKMYALQFPGVIPKTIVSQNKAQIRQFVQGEGQAVLKPLGGKAGEGILFLQAGDRNLNSMIEISTDRGTLPVMIQEYLPAAKDGDKRIILLDGEPIGAVNRIPTGDEFRGNMATGGRVAMTDINDRDRQICAQLAPTLRRDGLFFVGIDVIGGYLTEVNVTSPTGIREIDRLSHQRLGDRIIHWLTTTRQEIP; from the coding sequence TTGAAAATCGCGTTTATTACTGATCCGATTCAACACCTCGATCCTGGCCATGATACGAGTGTGGCAATCATGGAGGCTGCCCAACACCAAGGTCATGAGATTTGGGTGGGGGGTATTCAGGACTTGAGTGTGGTCAATAGCCAAGCTTGGGGCAATTTGCAGCCAGTGCAGTTGCATCCTGTGGAATTAATTGACGATCATTGGCAGGCCCAACCCCATTGGTTTCAAGTGGGGCCCCCGGAATTCGTTTGTTTGCAGGATTTTGCAGCGGTCTGGATGCGTAAAGACCCGCCAGTGACGACGGCCTATCTCTATGCCACCTATTGTCTAGACTATATTGAGCCCCGATCCACGTTGGTAATTAATTCTCCCCAAGGACTACGCCAAGCTAATGAAAAAATGTATGCGTTGCAGTTCCCAGGGGTCATTCCCAAAACCATTGTTTCCCAGAACAAAGCCCAAATTCGTCAGTTTGTCCAAGGGGAAGGTCAGGCCGTTCTAAAACCCCTGGGTGGAAAGGCCGGAGAAGGAATTTTGTTTCTACAGGCCGGCGATCGCAACCTTAATTCCATGATTGAAATTAGTACGGATCGGGGCACATTACCGGTGATGATCCAGGAATATTTACCGGCGGCCAAGGATGGGGATAAACGGATCATTCTCTTGGATGGGGAACCCATTGGAGCCGTGAATCGAATTCCGACGGGGGATGAATTCCGAGGTAATATGGCCACCGGCGGCCGCGTTGCTATGACAGACATTAATGACCGCGATCGCCAGATTTGTGCCCAGTTAGCACCCACCCTGCGGCGAGATGGCCTATTTTTTGTGGGTATTGATGTGATTGGCGGCTATTTAACGGAAGTGAATGTGACAAGTCCCACCGGAATCCGGGAAATTGATCGTCTTAGCCACCAGCGTTTGGGCGATCGCATCATTCACTGGCTCACAACGACTCGACAGGAGATCCCCTAA
- a CDS encoding DUF3782 domain-containing protein — MATTADDVWRLLGELAEAQKETERRFQETEQLLKEQSQEAERRFQETEQILKDQARKTDRQIQQVNQQIGNLGNRLGEFVEWQVRPAAVRLFRERGIDVHELHADISVSRPEGAIEIDLLVVNETDVILIEVKSKLSQTDVDEHLERLAKFKDLMPRYRQMNAMAAVAAMVIPADVALYAYRQGLFVLAQSGDSIIILNDDKFQPKTW, encoded by the coding sequence ATGGCAACCACCGCCGATGATGTGTGGCGTTTACTGGGTGAACTTGCCGAAGCCCAAAAAGAAACCGAACGCCGATTTCAAGAAACAGAGCAGCTTCTCAAGGAGCAATCCCAGGAAGCAGAACGCCGCTTTCAGGAAACAGAGCAAATTCTTAAAGACCAAGCTCGCAAAACCGATCGCCAAATCCAGCAAGTCAATCAACAAATTGGTAACTTAGGTAACCGCCTCGGCGAATTTGTCGAATGGCAAGTCCGTCCCGCTGCCGTCCGTCTCTTTCGAGAACGGGGAATTGATGTCCATGAACTCCATGCCGATATTTCTGTTAGCCGACCGGAAGGAGCCATTGAAATTGACCTACTTGTGGTGAACGAGACCGATGTGATTTTGATTGAAGTGAAAAGCAAACTCAGTCAAACCGATGTGGATGAACATTTAGAGCGGTTAGCCAAATTCAAAGACCTGATGCCTCGTTATCGTCAAATGAATGCAATGGCCGCCGTTGCCGCCATGGTAATTCCCGCCGATGTTGCCCTCTATGCCTACCGCCAGGGATTATTTGTCCTAGCTCAGTCCGGCGATAGTATTATTATTCTCAATGATGATAAATTCCAGCCTAAAACCTGGTAG
- a CDS encoding filamentous hemagglutinin N-terminal domain-containing protein, with product MLKTIRQWFTPVAVLGCLLPSPALAQITPAVGGTGTVVTVNGQQFDIGGGAFSRDGQNLFHLFQKFGLNEGQIANFLSNSKVQNILAGVNGGDVSYINGLIQVMGGNSNLYLLNPAGIVFGPNAQLNVPAAFHASTAQRVHFDGGIFDINGFNDYANLVGNPTGFEFLSTGIIVNEGNLAVSPGQNLTLMGHQVFNTGTLSAPGGTITIQAVPETGMVRISQEGMILSLEIPADRIPEDGVIEAVDLPRLITGGEDRPRVNSVVHNADGSISLVHDPNRVNVPVEGATAVASGTFDVSNPEGLGGQINVLGQNVAMLNAQLRADGETGGGTILGGGDYLGGSAGTGRLDSSFNAQNLFVDSNTVMNADAVTQGNGGTVINWADNSTVFQGMISARGGALGGDGGFVETSGREVLHATGRVDASAPLGNPGVWLLDPFNVTISDSTAGGSFNSGSPNIFTPNADNATVLNTTINASLNGGTSVTITTGLTGSPGAQAGNIRVNAPISKTMGGNATLLLEAANNIEINSPISLGANGNLTLQSGGSVTQNGAGVITANGLELLGAGTFTLTNTSNDINTLAGNTTGAISFTDANSFTVGTVNSTTGIQSAGNITLSALGTGNITVQAGINSIQSTGGITTLDAANDIFLGTASNFGDTRGQKLVLNAGQDLVIANQTFAQADGSGGIEVTTGRNFSIVDSGSLLNSNGGNAPINIEVGGVFTLNSVTSGVGANNGNITITTDQIALTSGTIGSTGQLLIQPLTPTESIGIGTGAAGTLRLDTDEIGRLGNGFSQITIGSATGSGNVDIRTAAFQDNVLIRTPTGTGTINLNGNLSTGTGTEAGTITLQAGESIIGNSGSSITTQNQAITLNSDRDATNGGAIQLIGTNITSNGGNITLGGGADPSTTAAIGTAANNIGIELNGANLNAGAGSISLQGQGFNSGSNNYGIYQHAGAQVSTTSGNITYSGEGGTGGQENFGIFLSGTGSSTTSTTGTINLMGTSVATTGGSNSGIRLVNGQVSGGGNISLTGTGGNGDSFNDGIVLLDNTLVQGDGNASITLTGTGGLGTGNLNRGIVQQNGARVITANGNIIYSGEGGSGVNTNLGIDLTGASTTITSGAGDISLTGTGGGSGGFNYGIFQQLGAQVFTGTGNISYEGTGSGTADSIRTQDGSNLIGNGTTSGNITLTALTNGITLNDVTLETTGDIQINSPGNVTQSNSSLLASGLELLGAGNFTLNSETNNITTLAGNTTGAISFTDANSFTVGTVNTVGLSSGNTIDLQAISGNITLASNTPMSSTAGPITLQAGESIFGNSGSSITTQNQAITLNSDRDETNGGAINLTGTTITSNGGNITLGGGADPSTTAAVGTSTNNVGIELNGANLTAGAGDISLRGQGFDSGSNNYGISQQNAAQVSTTSGNISYDGEGGTGGLENFGIFLSGTGSSITSTTGIINLTGTSVATTGGSNSGIRLVNGQVSGGGNISLTGTGGNGDSFNDGVVLLDNALIQGDGNASVTLSGTGGLGTGNLNRGIVQQNGARVITANGNIIYSGTGGNGTNDNYGIYLDGTNTQIRSDNGAISLTGTGQGSGTNNHGIFQEEDAQVSTTGTGNITYDGTGGNGTNDNYGIYLSGANTTVRSTLGGNISLTGIGQGTTTFNFGIFQSEAQVTTTNNGTITYMGTGANGTSGNIGTYVIGSAARITTVDGAISLTGFGQGSQQQNFGIYQVNGAQVISGAGNITYAGTGGDGTGGNSVVGNHGIHLAQANTLVQSGSGAISFTGTAQGSTSDNYGIYQHTGAQVNTTSGNITYTGAGGNGTNDNYGIYLDGTNTQISSDNGTISLTGNSGGTGTKNYGISQRNAAQVSTTSGNISYDGEGGTGGLENFGIFLSETGSNITSTTGTINLTGTSVATTGGSNSGIRLVNGQVSGGGNISLTGEAGNGDSFNDGVVLLDNALIQGDGNASITLTGTGGVGTGNLNRGIVQQNGARVITANGNIIYSGEGGSGVNTNLGIDLTGASTTITSGAGDISLTGTGGGSGGFNYGIFQQLGAQVFTGTGNISYEGTGSGTADSIRTQDGSNLIGNGTTSGNITLTALTNGITLNNVTFETTGNIQISSPGNVTQNAVSSLQATGLELLGAGNFTLNQANEIGALAANTTGTINFTTTQDLDLSTVNTTNGITADTLILNITGGLSQSQPITLQNLGITATGDVLLENPTNEIQTLGADLNFTGELSVVTTTDLTIDTVNPDGIENAVAVLLQAGGDIILDQEINVIDDITLVAANNFINNAGANALQPSSGRWLVYSTRPEANQPGGLTGSEQFGLTYPGVPSFAGNGFIFSEAAPIAPLAPPSLTQPLIVTTISTTTITTPGVTPQPSQAPPPQTPTTENPLSVLTPVDLPLPSGLSTILQGQEEDEMPLEQSLCQLLEEGEEIVLEIDGVPVESALVEECREVS from the coding sequence ATGCTAAAAACAATCCGTCAGTGGTTCACTCCTGTTGCCGTATTAGGTTGTCTTCTTCCCTCCCCTGCCCTAGCCCAGATTACACCAGCCGTTGGGGGCACAGGTACAGTCGTTACAGTAAATGGACAGCAATTTGACATTGGTGGCGGTGCCTTTTCCAGGGATGGGCAGAATCTATTTCACCTATTCCAGAAATTTGGCTTGAACGAGGGTCAGATTGCTAATTTTTTATCCAATTCCAAGGTTCAAAATATCCTGGCGGGCGTGAATGGTGGCGATGTCAGCTATATCAATGGACTCATCCAGGTAATGGGAGGCAACAGCAACCTCTATCTCCTTAATCCGGCGGGAATTGTTTTTGGCCCCAATGCCCAGCTAAACGTACCAGCAGCGTTCCATGCCTCCACCGCCCAACGGGTGCATTTTGACGGCGGTATTTTTGACATTAATGGGTTTAATGACTACGCCAACCTAGTGGGAAACCCCACCGGGTTTGAGTTTTTAAGTACGGGAATTATTGTCAATGAAGGGAATTTAGCCGTTAGCCCAGGGCAGAATTTAACGTTGATGGGTCATCAGGTGTTCAATACAGGAACCCTTTCGGCACCGGGGGGAACGATCACGATTCAGGCAGTACCAGAAACGGGCATGGTACGAATTTCCCAGGAGGGAATGATCCTTAGTTTAGAGATTCCAGCGGATCGGATTCCTGAAGATGGGGTGATTGAAGCGGTGGATTTACCCCGATTGATTACGGGAGGAGAAGATCGTCCACGGGTGAATAGTGTGGTACACAATGCCGATGGCTCGATTAGTTTGGTGCATGACCCCAATAGGGTGAATGTGCCAGTGGAGGGAGCAACGGCGGTTGCCAGTGGCACCTTTGATGTCTCGAATCCCGAGGGATTAGGGGGACAGATCAATGTCCTGGGTCAAAATGTGGCAATGCTTAATGCCCAATTGAGAGCCGATGGCGAAACGGGTGGTGGCACAATCTTGGGAGGTGGGGATTACCTGGGGGGTAGTGCAGGCACAGGTCGCCTAGATAGTAGTTTCAATGCCCAGAATTTGTTTGTAGACAGCAACACCGTCATGAATGCGGATGCGGTGACTCAGGGTAACGGTGGGACAGTCATTAATTGGGCGGATAACAGTACGGTGTTTCAGGGAATGATCTCAGCCCGTGGGGGAGCCTTAGGCGGTGATGGTGGGTTTGTGGAAACCTCTGGACGAGAAGTTCTCCACGCAACAGGTCGTGTCGATGCTAGTGCACCATTAGGAAATCCGGGGGTATGGTTACTTGATCCTTTCAATGTCACAATCAGCGACAGTACAGCTGGGGGCAGTTTCAATAGTGGCAGTCCTAATATTTTTACTCCTAATGCCGACAATGCCACGGTTCTGAATACCACCATCAATGCATCGCTCAATGGCGGAACGAGTGTCACCATTACCACCGGACTCACCGGATCCCCTGGTGCACAAGCAGGGAATATTAGGGTCAATGCTCCCATTAGCAAAACAATGGGTGGAAATGCCACATTGCTTCTGGAAGCTGCCAACAATATTGAAATTAATTCTCCAATTTCCCTGGGTGCCAACGGCAATCTAACGTTACAGTCCGGGGGAAGTGTCACTCAAAATGGAGCAGGAGTGATTACCGCCAATGGTTTAGAACTTTTAGGAGCTGGTACCTTTACCCTGACGAATACCAGTAACGACATCAATACCCTGGCTGGAAATACTACTGGTGCCATTAGTTTCACCGATGCCAATAGCTTCACCGTGGGAACCGTTAACAGCACCACAGGCATCCAGTCTGCAGGAAATATTACTCTCTCTGCCTTGGGTACCGGCAATATCACAGTGCAAGCGGGGATCAATAGCATTCAGAGTACAGGGGGAATAACCACTTTGGATGCCGCTAATGACATTTTCTTGGGTACAGCATCTAACTTTGGGGATACCCGTGGTCAAAAGCTAGTTCTTAACGCAGGGCAAGATCTTGTCATTGCTAACCAAACCTTTGCTCAAGCTGATGGTAGTGGCGGTATTGAAGTGACCACGGGCAGAAATTTTAGTATTGTCGATAGTGGTTCCCTCCTCAACAGTAATGGTGGCAACGCTCCGATCAACATTGAAGTGGGCGGTGTTTTCACATTAAATAGTGTAACCTCTGGGGTCGGAGCAAATAACGGCAATATCACGATCACGACCGATCAAATAGCCCTGACATCCGGCACGATCGGCAGTACAGGTCAACTCCTCATTCAACCCCTTACCCCAACAGAAAGTATTGGTATTGGCACTGGGGCAGCGGGAACCCTTCGCCTGGATACTGACGAAATTGGCCGCTTAGGGAATGGATTTAGTCAAATCACGATTGGTAGCGCAACCGGCAGCGGCAATGTTGATATTCGGACGGCGGCATTTCAGGACAATGTATTAATTCGCACACCCACAGGTACAGGCACAATCAATCTCAACGGCAACCTATCCACTGGAACAGGTACGGAAGCAGGCACCATTACCTTACAGGCCGGGGAAAGTATTATTGGCAACTCTGGCAGCAGTATTACGACCCAAAACCAGGCCATTACCCTCAATAGCGATCGAGATGCCACCAATGGCGGAGCAATTCAGTTAATCGGCACAAACATTACCAGCAATGGCGGCAACATTACCCTGGGGGGTGGAGCAGATCCATCAACCACAGCAGCCATAGGAACAGCCGCGAATAACATTGGCATTGAACTCAATGGCGCAAACCTGAATGCTGGAGCAGGAAGCATCAGCCTGCAAGGACAAGGCTTTAACTCAGGCAGTAATAACTACGGCATTTATCAACACGCTGGCGCTCAAGTCAGCACCACCAGTGGCAACATTACCTATTCCGGCGAGGGGGGCACCGGTGGTCAAGAGAATTTTGGCATATTCCTCTCCGGAACCGGATCAAGTACCACCAGCACCACTGGCACCATTAACCTGATGGGAACATCCGTTGCGACCACGGGCGGATCAAATTCTGGCATTCGCTTGGTCAACGGGCAAGTGAGTGGGGGAGGTAATATCTCACTCACTGGTACGGGTGGCAATGGCGATTCTTTTAATGATGGGATTGTACTGCTAGACAATACTCTGGTTCAGGGCGACGGCAATGCCTCAATTACTTTAACGGGTACCGGGGGACTGGGCACAGGGAATCTGAACAGGGGAATTGTGCAACAGAATGGGGCAAGGGTCATTACAGCCAATGGCAACATTATCTATTCCGGCGAGGGGGGTAGTGGTGTAAATACTAACCTTGGAATTGATTTAACTGGGGCAAGTACGACCATTACAAGCGGGGCTGGAGATATCAGTCTCACGGGTACTGGCGGGGGCAGTGGAGGTTTTAACTATGGCATTTTCCAACAGTTAGGCGCACAGGTCTTTACCGGGACTGGCAATATTTCCTATGAAGGGACAGGTTCGGGTACTGCTGATAGTATTCGGACTCAGGATGGCAGTAATCTCATCGGCAACGGGACGACTTCCGGGAATATTACGCTGACGGCACTCACTAATGGCATTACCTTGAATGATGTCACTCTTGAAACAACGGGTGATATTCAAATCAATTCCCCTGGCAATGTTACCCAGTCCAATAGTTCATTACTTGCCTCTGGTTTAGAACTCTTAGGAGCCGGTAACTTTACCCTCAATAGTGAGACCAATAACATCACTACCCTAGCGGGGAATACCACTGGTGCTATTAGCTTTACCGATGCCAACAGTTTTACAGTCGGAACGGTCAACACAGTCGGCCTCAGCAGTGGCAACACCATCGATCTCCAGGCCATTTCCGGCAACATCACCCTAGCCAGCAACACCCCGATGAGTTCAACCGCAGGCCCCATTACGTTACAGGCCGGGGAAAGTATTTTTGGCAACTCTGGTAGCAGCATTACGACTCAAAACCAAGCCATTACTCTCAATAGCGATCGAGATGAAACCAATGGCGGGGCAATTAACCTCACTGGAACCACAATTACCAGCAACGGTGGCAACATTACCTTGGGTGGTGGGGCAGACCCATCAACCACAGCAGCCGTAGGAACATCCACAAATAATGTTGGCATTGAACTGAATGGGGCAAACCTGACCGCTGGAGCAGGTGACATTAGTTTACGGGGACAAGGATTTGACAGTGGTAGTAATAACTACGGCATTTCTCAGCAAAATGCAGCCCAAGTCAGCACCACCAGTGGCAACATTAGTTATGACGGCGAGGGCGGCACCGGTGGTCTGGAGAATTTTGGCATATTTCTCTCTGGAACCGGATCAAGCATCACCAGCACCACTGGCATCATTAACCTGACAGGAACATCAGTTGCGACAACTGGGGGATCAAATTCTGGCATTCGCTTGGTCAACGGGCAAGTGAGTGGGGGAGGTAATATCTCACTCACCGGTACGGGTGGCAATGGCGATTCTTTCAATGATGGTGTTGTCCTTCTAGATAATGCTCTAATTCAGGGCGACGGCAATGCCTCAGTTACTTTATCCGGTACAGGGGGACTGGGCACAGGGAATCTGAACAGGGGAATTGTGCAACAGAATGGGGCAAGGGTCATTACAGCTAATGGCAACATTATCTATTCAGGCACAGGCGGCAATGGCACAAATGACAACTATGGAATTTATCTAGACGGAACCAATACACAAATTCGCAGTGATAATGGCGCAATCTCGCTAACCGGAACCGGACAAGGCAGCGGCACCAATAACCACGGCATTTTTCAAGAAGAAGATGCCCAAGTGAGTACAACAGGTACCGGCAACATCACTTATGACGGAACAGGCGGCAATGGGACAAATGATAACTATGGTATTTATCTAAGTGGAGCGAATACAACCGTCCGCAGTACCTTGGGGGGCAACATTTCCCTTACTGGCATAGGCCAAGGGACGACAACATTTAACTTTGGTATCTTTCAATCTGAAGCCCAAGTCACCACCACCAATAATGGCACGATCACTTATATGGGAACGGGTGCAAACGGCACCAGCGGGAATATTGGAACCTATGTAATCGGTTCAGCAGCGCGAATTACTACTGTGGATGGGGCAATTTCTCTAACTGGATTTGGTCAAGGGAGCCAGCAACAAAACTTTGGTATTTATCAAGTCAATGGCGCTCAAGTCATTAGTGGGGCTGGCAATATTACCTATGCCGGAACTGGGGGTGATGGCACTGGCGGTAACTCGGTAGTTGGCAATCATGGGATTCACCTGGCCCAGGCAAACACTCTGGTACAGAGCGGTAGTGGTGCCATTAGCTTTACTGGAACTGCCCAAGGCAGTACCTCTGATAACTACGGCATTTATCAACACACTGGTGCTCAAGTTAATACTACCAGTGGCAACATTACCTACACCGGAGCGGGTGGCAATGGGACAAATGACAACTATGGAATTTATCTAGACGGAACCAATACACAAATTAGCAGTGATAACGGCACAATCTCGCTGACCGGAAACAGCGGCGGAACTGGAACCAAGAACTACGGCATTTCTCAGCGAAATGCAGCCCAAGTCAGCACCACCAGTGGCAACATTAGTTATGACGGCGAGGGGGGCACTGGTGGTCTGGAGAATTTTGGCATCTTCCTCTCCGAAACCGGATCAAATATCACCAGCACCACTGGCACCATTAACCTGACGGGAACATCAGTTGCGACAACTGGCGGATCAAATTCTGGCATTCGCTTGGTCAACGGGCAAGTGAGTGGGGGAGGTAATATCTCACTCACTGGTGAGGCGGGCAATGGCGATTCTTTCAATGATGGTGTTGTTTTGCTAGATAATGCTCTGATTCAGGGCGACGGCAATGCCTCAATTACTTTAACGGGTACCGGGGGAGTTGGCACAGGGAATCTGAACAGGGGAATTGTGCAACAGAATGGGGCAAGGGTCATTACAGCCAATGGCAACATTATCTATTCCGGCGAGGGGGGTAGTGGTGTAAATACTAACCTTGGAATTGATTTAACTGGGGCAAGTACGACCATTACGAGCGGGGCTGGAGATATCAGTCTCACGGGTACTGGCGGGGGCAGTGGAGGTTTTAACTATGGCATTTTCCAACAGTTAGGCGCACAGGTCTTTACCGGGACTGGCAATATTTCCTATGAAGGGACAGGTTCGGGTACTGCTGATAGTATTCGGACTCAGGATGGCAGTAATCTCATCGGCAACGGGACGACTTCCGGGAATATTACGCTGACGGCACTCACTAATGGTATTACCTTGAATAATGTCACTTTTGAAACGACAGGTAATATTCAAATCAGTTCCCCTGGCAATGTCACTCAAAATGCTGTTTCATCATTGCAAGCAACGGGTTTAGAACTTCTTGGAGCAGGCAATTTTACTCTCAATCAAGCCAATGAAATTGGTGCATTAGCCGCAAATACGACCGGAACCATTAACTTCACCACCACCCAAGACCTTGACCTCAGTACCGTTAACACCACCAATGGCATTACAGCCGATACCCTGATTCTGAATATCACGGGCGGACTGAGCCAAAGCCAACCCATCACCCTCCAAAACCTAGGTATTACAGCCACAGGGGATGTACTGCTAGAAAATCCCACCAATGAAATTCAAACCCTAGGAGCTGATCTGAATTTCACAGGCGAGTTGAGCGTGGTGACAACCACTGATTTAACCATTGATACCGTCAATCCCGATGGCATCGAAAATGCAGTAGCGGTACTCCTGCAAGCCGGAGGCGATATTATTCTCGATCAAGAGATTAATGTCATTGATGATATTACGCTCGTAGCGGCTAACAACTTTATTAATAATGCCGGAGCCAATGCCCTCCAACCTAGTTCGGGTCGTTGGTTGGTCTACTCTACCCGTCCAGAGGCAAATCAACCCGGTGGCTTAACGGGGTCTGAGCAATTTGGTTTGACCTATCCAGGGGTACCCAGTTTTGCAGGGAATGGCTTTATCTTCTCCGAGGCAGCCCCAATTGCCCCGCTTGCACCGCCCAGTCTAACCCAACCCCTCATTGTCACGACAATCTCAACAACAACCATCACAACCCCAGGAGTGACTCCGCAGCCCTCACAGGCACCCCCTCCTCAAACACCCACTACCGAAAATCCACTATCCGTGCTAACTCCGGTAGATTTACCCTTACCCTCAGGATTATCCACCATTTTACAAGGTCAAGAAGAAGACGAGATGCCCTTAGAGCAAAGCCTCTGTCAATTGCTCGAAGAAGGAGAGGAGATAGTCTTAGAGATTGATGGTGTGCCCGTCGAGTCTGCCCTAGTAGAGGAATGCCGTGAGGTATCCTAG